A DNA window from Allokutzneria albata contains the following coding sequences:
- the pdxS gene encoding pyridoxal 5'-phosphate synthase lyase subunit PdxS, with translation MTSSETPRAEADQVTGTARVKRGMAEMLKGGVIMDVVTPEQAKIAEDAGAVAVMALERVPADIRVQGGVARMSDPDMIEGIINAVSIPVMAKARIGHFVEAQVLQSLGVDYIDESEVLTPADEDNHIDKWPFTVPFVCGATNLGEALRRIAEGAAMIRSKGEAGTGNVVEATRHMRQIRADIRRLTVLDEAELFAAAKELRAPYELVKEVAQAGKLPVVLFTAGGIATPADAAMMMQLGAEGVFVGSGIFKSGEPAKRAEAIVKATTFHDDPDVIAKVSRNLGEAIVGINVSELSETQRLATRGW, from the coding sequence GTGACCTCCAGTGAGACCCCCCGCGCTGAGGCGGACCAGGTGACCGGCACCGCCCGGGTCAAGCGCGGCATGGCCGAGATGCTCAAGGGCGGTGTGATCATGGACGTGGTCACACCGGAGCAGGCCAAGATCGCCGAGGACGCCGGCGCCGTCGCCGTCATGGCGCTGGAGCGCGTGCCCGCCGACATCCGCGTGCAGGGCGGCGTCGCCAGGATGAGCGACCCCGACATGATCGAGGGCATCATCAACGCCGTCTCGATCCCGGTCATGGCCAAGGCCAGGATCGGCCACTTCGTCGAGGCCCAGGTGCTGCAGTCGCTCGGCGTGGACTACATCGACGAGTCCGAGGTGCTGACCCCGGCCGACGAGGACAACCACATCGACAAGTGGCCGTTCACCGTGCCCTTCGTCTGCGGCGCCACCAACCTGGGCGAGGCGCTGCGCCGCATCGCCGAGGGCGCGGCGATGATCCGCTCCAAGGGCGAGGCGGGCACCGGCAACGTGGTCGAGGCGACCAGGCACATGCGCCAGATCCGCGCCGACATCCGCCGCCTCACCGTCCTCGACGAGGCCGAGCTCTTCGCCGCGGCCAAGGAGCTGCGCGCGCCGTACGAGCTGGTCAAGGAGGTGGCGCAGGCGGGCAAGCTGCCCGTCGTGCTGTTCACCGCCGGCGGCATCGCCACCCCGGCCGACGCCGCGATGATGATGCAGCTCGGCGCCGAGGGCGTGTTCGTGGGTTCGGGCATCTTCAAGTCCGGCGAGCCCGCCAAGCGCGCCGAGGCGATCGTGAAGGCCACCACCTTCCACGACGACCCCGACGTGATCGCCAAGGTCTCCCGCAACCTCGGTGAGGCCATCGTGGGCATCAACGTCTCGGAGCTGTCGGAGACCCAGCGCCTGGCCACCCGCGGCTGGTAG
- a CDS encoding cadmium resistance transporter encodes MDLGFLAQAAGMFAATNIDDMVILAVFFGQARGDRAAALRVVLGQTVGFGALLAVSVLGALGAGLLPQAVIPYLGLLPLALGLRAAWQLRREDADEPEPAKAAGVLQVAAVTFANGGDNIGVYVPVFTAAGIGGMLGYTAVFLVGLAVWCAAGWFLASRPPVARLLSRWGHLLLPAVLIAIGVVILVEGL; translated from the coding sequence GTGGATCTGGGGTTCCTGGCGCAGGCCGCGGGCATGTTCGCGGCGACCAACATCGACGACATGGTGATCCTGGCGGTCTTCTTCGGCCAGGCTCGCGGTGACCGCGCCGCCGCGCTGCGGGTCGTGCTCGGCCAGACGGTGGGCTTCGGAGCGCTGCTCGCTGTCTCGGTGCTCGGCGCGCTCGGTGCCGGGCTGCTGCCCCAGGCGGTCATCCCGTACCTGGGCCTGCTGCCGCTGGCGCTCGGCCTGCGCGCCGCGTGGCAGCTCCGGCGCGAGGACGCAGACGAACCGGAGCCGGCCAAAGCTGCCGGCGTTCTCCAGGTGGCCGCGGTGACCTTCGCCAACGGCGGCGACAACATCGGTGTCTACGTGCCGGTCTTCACCGCGGCCGGGATCGGCGGGATGCTCGGCTACACGGCGGTGTTCCTCGTCGGGCTGGCGGTGTGGTGCGCGGCGGGCTGGTTCCTGGCGAGCCGTCCGCCGGTCGCCAGGCTGCTGTCCCGCTGGGGGCACCTGCTGCTGCCCGCGGTGCTGATCGCGATCGGCGTGGTGATCCTCGTCGAAGGTCTCTGA